DNA sequence from the Oscillospiraceae bacterium genome:
AGTAAAAGAAATGATAGAGAGGCAGAGCGACCGAGCAAGGTTACACACATTAGCGGGTGGGAACCCCGCCCAGAAAGGAGGAACCAATCCACAGGTAGCGAGTCATGAAGCGCACGCATTATTGTTCAAGAAGCCACAAGACAGGCAGGTTTAGAGTGAAACGGAGGATAGCACAGAAGAAGTTCAGGCTCAAGTTGAAAGAAATGAATCTGTGGATAAAACAAAACCGACACCTCAGGCTCAATGACCTGATAAGAACACTAAACCAGAAGTTGCGCGGACACTACCAGTACTACGGCATAACGGACAACTCCGACAGCATAGGAAGCTTTCTGTTTGAAACACAACGATTGTTGTTCAAGTGGCTCAACCGACGAAGCCAGAAGA
Encoded proteins:
- a CDS encoding maturase, translated to MKRTHYCSRSHKTGRFRVKRRIAQKKFRLKLKEMNLWIKQNRHLRLNDLIRTLNQKLRGHYQYYGITDNSDSIGSFLFETQRLLFKWLNRRSQKRSYTWKGFNELMKITPLAQPRIYVSIYS